DNA sequence from the Roseofilum reptotaenium CS-1145 genome:
AGCAAAGACCCCTTTCACTTTACCCTCTGTGCTAGTGCTGGAGCAAGTCTAATTCTGATATTACTCCTGGTGCGCTTATACTTAGGGTGGAAATATATTGGCGATCGCCTCAACAGCCCCACCGTCTCCTACGAAGAATCCGGCTGGTATGATGGTCAAATCTGGGAAAAATCCCCAGAGATCCTAACCAAAGACCAACTGATTGTTACCTACCAAGTCAAACCCATCCTCAAACGCCTTCATTGGACATTTGCAGGACTAGGGACACTACTGGGAACAGAAGCCATTAGTTGGATTTATTTCTAATCATTCCTGATGTTCTATTCATCTTATTCATAAACTCATGACCAGGGGAAAACGTACCGCCACCTTACAAGTCAGTCTTCTCCGGGAAGGCATTACTGAATCCACCCACTGCACCCAAGCTGTTGTTTGCGACGACAAAGGGCGAGTCCTTTCTGCTGCTGGAGATCCAGAAACTGCCACCTTCATTCGGTCTGCCCTCAAACCCTTTCAAGCCTCAGCCGTAACCAGCAGTGGAACCCTAGAACGCTACGATCTGAGCGATCGCGATTTAGCCATCATTTGCAGTTCCCATCAAGGTACAACAGCTCAAGCCAGGCAAGTCTTTAACATTCTCTGGCGTTGCGAAATTGAACCCACAGCCCTCCAATGTCCCATTCCCCCTGGCGCTCAAAGCGCCCTCCAACACAATTGTTCGGGCAAACATGCCGGTATGTTAGCCGTTTGTCAGCAACGCCATTGGATGAAAGAAAACTATTTACGCCGCAATCATCCCGTTCAACAACTCATTTTATCCAGAGTCGCCGAACTGCTCAGACTTCCTCCCGATGAACTCATCGGTGTCCATGATGACTGTGGCGCACCCACCTACTACATGCAACTGGGACAAATGGCCACCTTATATGCTCAGTTAGCCTCTGGCGATCATCTAGACTTAGAGCGAGTCGTACGAGCCATGACCCACTATCCTGAATTTGTTGCTGGGGAAGAGAAGTTTGACACCGAATTAATGCGAGTCACTCAAGGGGAACTGGTCAGTAAGTCTGGAGCCGAAGGCATCCAATGTATTAGTCGCATTGGCGAAAGGGTCGGTTTAGCCATTAAAGTTATCGACGGCAGTAAACGGGCCAAATATGCCGCTGCCATTCACGTCCTTAAAGAATTAGGCTGGATCAGCCCCATGGCTGCCGATACCCTCGGAGAGCAGTTCACGACCCTTGGAGACTATAAACGACTAGAGGTGAGCGGCGAATTGTCCCTAATTTAGAAAAATTTGGAAAAAAGGTTGCATAATTTAAATCGCTGATCTATACTAGATAGAGTGACGCGGGGTAGAGCAGTCTGGTAGCTCGTCGGGCTCATAACCCGAAGGTCAGTGGTTCAAATCCGCTCCCCGCCACCAAACTCCAAATAATGCTTTAAGAACCCTATTGAATAGTCAATAGGGTTTCTTATTTGAGTATAACCCCCTAACTTATGGTACGGTAAAAGAGTTGTCAAATCCCCCTTAAGGAGAAGCCATGACCCGCGCCATTATGGAAACAGAAAAAGGGACAATCAACTTGGAATTATTCGACCAAGATGCCCCCAATACAGTCAAAAATTTTGTTGAATTATCCAAGAAGGGATTTTATGATGGACTGACCTTCCATCGGGTCATTGATAACTTTATGGTTCAAGGAGGCTGTCCCTTGGGAACTGGAACGGGCGGCCCAGGCTACAAAATTAAGTGCGAAATTAATGACAATAAGCATTTAGCTGGAACCTTATCCATGGCCCATGCAGGACCGAATACAGGAGGCAGTCAGTTTTTTATTTGCCATTCCCCCCAACCCCATTTAGATGGTGTCCATACCACCTTTGGTCAAACCGAAAATATGGATGTAGTGAATGCCATTCGTAAAGGCGATAAGATTATTTCGGTGAAAATTGAAGAGTAATCGAGTGTTTTCTTCGCTTTGTACGGGGATAGGACAATAAGGAAATGGCAAAACTGGCTTTTTCCATGGCTCACTCCCTATTTTCTATGTCCTCACTTCTGTAAGCAGTCTAGACTTTCGATCGCTCTTAAAATCGCTTCTGGGGTAGCTGGAGAGGCTAACTTAACCTGCTGGGTATCCCCAAAAGCGGCTATTGCTTCCCGGATGGCTTCGCGCACTGAAATAGCTAACATAAACGGTGGCTCTCCCACTGCTTTTGAGCCGTAAATTACGCCGGGTTGCTCGGCTTTTTCCAGTAAGCTGATGTGGAAATTTTCGGGAATATCGGCGATCGTGGGAATTTTGTAGGTACTTGGAGAGTAAGTACGGAGTCTACCTTGATTATCCCATACCAACTCTTCCATTGTCAACCATCCCATTCCCTGGACAAACCCCCCTTCAATTTGTCCGCGATCGACCAATGGATGGAGTGAATTTCCCACATCATGAACAATATCCACTTTTCGTAGCTTAAACGTACCCGTAAAGCGATCCACTTGCACTTCACTAACGGCTGCGCCATAGGCATAATAATGGAAAGGGCGACCTTTGCCAGTTTGCGGATTCCAAGAAATATTGGGTGTACGATAATAGCCAGTTGCCGATAAACTAATCCGCTCTAAATACGCTTGACCAATCACTTCATCAAAGCTCACTTTCAAGTTAGGATTCGTAGCAGAATAAATCCAGTCTTCGGCAAAAACCAAGTCTTCTGGAGCATAAAGATTAAGTAACTTAGCTGCTACAGGGGCTAATCTTTCCTTGAGCGTTTCGCAGGCATTTTTAATCGCTTGTCCATTTAAGTCAGAACCACTAGAAGCAGCCGTTGCCGAAGTATTGGGCACTTTATCCGTGCTAGTCGGCATGACTCGAAAACGGTCAAGGTTTACGCCCAGAGACTTGGCTGCCACTTGCAACATTTTACTGTGTAATCCTTGGCCCATTTCCGTCCCACCATGGTTGAGTTGAATACTGCCATCGAGATAAATTAAAATCAATGCACCCGCTTGATTATATTCACTTTTAGTAAAGGAAATTCCGAACTTAACTGGCGTAATGGCTAATCCCCGTTTTTCATACGCATGACTTTGGTTAA
Encoded proteins:
- a CDS encoding asparaginase, with amino-acid sequence MTRGKRTATLQVSLLREGITESTHCTQAVVCDDKGRVLSAAGDPETATFIRSALKPFQASAVTSSGTLERYDLSDRDLAIICSSHQGTTAQARQVFNILWRCEIEPTALQCPIPPGAQSALQHNCSGKHAGMLAVCQQRHWMKENYLRRNHPVQQLILSRVAELLRLPPDELIGVHDDCGAPTYYMQLGQMATLYAQLASGDHLDLERVVRAMTHYPEFVAGEEKFDTELMRVTQGELVSKSGAEGIQCISRIGERVGLAIKVIDGSKRAKYAAAIHVLKELGWISPMAADTLGEQFTTLGDYKRLEVSGELSLI
- a CDS encoding peptidylprolyl isomerase, which gives rise to MTRAIMETEKGTINLELFDQDAPNTVKNFVELSKKGFYDGLTFHRVIDNFMVQGGCPLGTGTGGPGYKIKCEINDNKHLAGTLSMAHAGPNTGGSQFFICHSPQPHLDGVHTTFGQTENMDVVNAIRKGDKIISVKIEE
- a CDS encoding CGLD27 family protein, translated to MTENNTWACPVPDEQQPLNEFRALKESGFFRWGTLDPHQYWLKAIWIWGLSWVITGPVAAASFPVSKDPFHFTLCASAGASLILILLLVRLYLGWKYIGDRLNSPTVSYEESGWYDGQIWEKSPEILTKDQLIVTYQVKPILKRLHWTFAGLGTLLGTEAISWIYF